The following are encoded in a window of Legionella geestiana genomic DNA:
- a CDS encoding type II toxin-antitoxin system mRNA interferase toxin, RelE/StbE family: MPELEWLALARADLLEIVDYISDDNPDAAQRVKDDIEAKVAKLPDFPKIGRPGRIEGTRELVVWANYIIVYQEDAFAIQILRVLHAAQQWPPSH; the protein is encoded by the coding sequence GTGCCTGAATTGGAATGGTTAGCTTTAGCTCGTGCCGATCTTTTAGAGATTGTAGACTATATCTCAGATGACAACCCAGATGCAGCCCAGCGCGTAAAGGATGATATTGAGGCGAAAGTCGCAAAACTACCAGATTTTCCTAAAATTGGCCGTCCTGGTCGAATAGAAGGAACCAGAGAATTGGTCGTCTGGGCGAATTATATTATCGTGTATCAAGAAGATGCTTTTGCCATTCAAATACTTCGTGTGTTGCATGCGGCACAACA